The Methylomonas montana genome has a window encoding:
- a CDS encoding efflux transporter outer membrane subunit gives MSFRLKHAPIYALFAAQLTGCMVGPDYARPQASSVPAEFKELEGWKQAQPRDKGLPGKWWEIFNDPRLNALEEQVAGANQSIIQAEAQYRQAQHLVQSAQSSLLPVATLTGTFNRFRAATGQNVAVGGVRNLFGQAVNVAWEPDLWGSVRRQLEANTDNAQASAATLHGLILSSQTTLADNYFQLKVLDAQKTLLDETVAAYSKTLEITKNRYAVGVVAKADVVQAETQQETVRAQSIDLGVQRAKLEHAIAVLIGKSPAELSLAPTSLDVQAPGIPVSLPSELLERRPDIAAAERKIAAANAQIGVAKAAYYPTLNLASTNGFQSPTADTLFTMARRYWSLGPAGLALTLFDGGAKNAQYKQAVDAYDATVAAYRQTVLTGFQEVEDNLAALRILDEEKQVQDKAVAAANQALALTNNQYQAGTVSYINVMTAQAAALSNRQTAVQLQGQQLSASVLLVKALGGGWNETLLPSEDEAGGERKWTDYLILPLAE, from the coding sequence ATGAGTTTTCGTCTTAAGCACGCTCCGATTTATGCCTTATTCGCCGCCCAATTGACCGGTTGCATGGTCGGCCCGGATTATGCTCGTCCGCAAGCCAGCTCAGTGCCCGCCGAGTTCAAGGAACTCGAGGGCTGGAAGCAGGCTCAACCCAGAGACAAGGGATTGCCGGGCAAATGGTGGGAAATATTCAACGATCCCAGATTGAACGCACTGGAAGAACAGGTCGCCGGCGCCAATCAATCCATCATCCAGGCCGAGGCTCAATACCGGCAAGCCCAGCATTTGGTGCAATCCGCGCAATCGTCCTTGCTGCCGGTTGCCACGCTGACCGGCACCTTCAACCGCTTCAGAGCCGCCACCGGTCAGAACGTCGCGGTAGGCGGGGTGCGGAACTTGTTCGGCCAGGCGGTCAATGTAGCCTGGGAACCGGATTTATGGGGTAGCGTCCGCCGCCAACTGGAAGCCAATACCGACAACGCCCAGGCCAGCGCCGCGACGCTGCACGGCCTGATATTGTCCAGTCAGACGACCTTGGCCGACAATTACTTTCAACTAAAGGTGCTGGACGCGCAAAAGACCTTACTGGACGAAACGGTGGCCGCTTACAGCAAAACCCTGGAAATCACCAAGAACCGCTACGCGGTGGGCGTGGTCGCCAAGGCCGATGTGGTGCAAGCCGAAACCCAGCAGGAAACGGTGCGCGCGCAGTCCATCGATCTGGGCGTGCAGCGCGCCAAGCTGGAACACGCGATTGCGGTGCTGATCGGCAAATCGCCGGCCGAATTATCGTTGGCACCAACCTCTTTAGATGTGCAAGCGCCGGGGATTCCGGTCAGCCTGCCTTCTGAACTGTTGGAACGCCGTCCCGACATCGCCGCCGCCGAACGCAAAATCGCCGCCGCCAACGCCCAGATCGGCGTCGCCAAGGCGGCTTATTACCCGACCTTGAATCTGGCCTCGACCAACGGCTTTCAGTCGCCTACCGCCGACACGCTGTTCACGATGGCGCGCCGCTATTGGTCCTTGGGACCGGCCGGCCTGGCGCTGACATTATTCGACGGCGGCGCCAAGAACGCTCAGTACAAACAGGCTGTCGACGCTTACGACGCCACGGTCGCCGCTTATCGTCAAACCGTGCTGACCGGCTTTCAGGAAGTGGAAGACAATCTGGCCGCGCTGCGTATCCTGGACGAAGAAAAACAGGTGCAGGATAAAGCCGTCGCCGCTGCTAACCAGGCGCTGGCGTTAACCAACAATCAATATCAGGCCGGCACCGTCAGTTACATCAACGTAATGACGGCCCAAGCCGCCGCGTTGTCCAACCGCCAAACCGCCGTGCAACTGCAAGGCCAGCAACTTAGCGCATCGGTGCTATTGGTAAAAGCCTTGGGCGGCGGCTGGAACGAAACCTTGCTGCCTAGCGAAGATGAAGCCGGCGGCGAACGGAAATGGACGGATTATTTGATTTTGCCGCTAGCAGAGTAA
- a CDS encoding cupin domain-containing protein: MSEKSNPIAIIATEAPARSKPSSYPEPFASLMLGREKRRLGDLFGLTNFGVNLTRLAPNAVSALRHAHTKQDEFIYILQGYPTLHTDEGRSQLSPGMCAGFKAGNGNGHHLINETSEAVIYLEIGDRTPGDEGSYPDDDLKAILVEGKWKFVHKDDTPYT; the protein is encoded by the coding sequence ATGTCAGAAAAATCCAATCCGATCGCCATCATTGCGACTGAGGCACCGGCAAGAAGCAAGCCATCAAGCTATCCCGAACCGTTCGCGTCGCTTATGCTGGGTCGGGAGAAGCGCCGGCTTGGCGATCTGTTTGGTCTTACAAACTTTGGCGTCAACTTGACACGTTTGGCTCCCAATGCCGTTTCTGCCCTTCGTCACGCTCACACCAAGCAAGACGAATTTATCTATATCCTGCAAGGGTATCCAACCTTACATACTGACGAAGGTCGCAGCCAGCTCTCGCCGGGAATGTGCGCCGGCTTCAAGGCTGGCAACGGCAACGGACACCATCTGATTAACGAAACGTCGGAGGCAGTCATCTACCTCGAAATCGGCGACCGGACGCCGGGAGACGAAGGAAGTTACCCCGATGACGATCTCAAAGCCATACTCGTGGAGGGGAAGTGGAAGTTTGTTCATAAAGACGACACACCGTACACGTAA
- a CDS encoding PEP-CTERM sorting domain-containing protein, whose translation MKVVKYARWAFALLLPLAATTGNAVADTVPYSYNATGVGAPSWPLFLDVNETIKIERKGSGSSTYWQLKGTGSTASFWGDVDNYVNLGRDSVKYQANFNSAGKLITSIGSTSLSNYLEIKGSLPAGTFGNTSWSNQPEQLLLSAKLLDINPDNNTPDYVGTYGGFAVGFKTKFTGGWAANNPGLTGGSTGENLWLAGLSNGFLDLVNALDGNNGNGSFSSLIGSSKTIKNVVSVASVPVPGAVWLFGTGLLGLLAGRRKAVGSRLAV comes from the coding sequence ATGAAAGTCGTTAAATATGCACGTTGGGCTTTCGCCCTGTTGTTGCCGCTGGCAGCCACCACGGGTAACGCAGTAGCCGATACCGTGCCATACTCATATAACGCCACTGGCGTCGGCGCGCCAAGCTGGCCTTTGTTCCTGGATGTCAACGAAACGATCAAGATCGAGAGAAAAGGTTCTGGATCAAGCACTTATTGGCAATTGAAAGGCACCGGTTCCACTGCTTCATTCTGGGGCGATGTGGACAATTATGTTAATTTGGGTCGCGATAGCGTGAAATACCAGGCTAACTTCAACTCGGCCGGCAAATTGATCACATCAATCGGCTCTACGAGCTTGAGCAACTATTTGGAAATCAAGGGCAGCCTGCCTGCCGGCACCTTTGGCAACACCTCATGGTCCAACCAGCCCGAGCAATTGTTGCTGAGCGCCAAACTACTGGATATCAACCCTGACAACAATACACCCGACTATGTCGGCACCTATGGCGGTTTCGCTGTGGGTTTCAAAACCAAATTCACCGGTGGCTGGGCTGCGAATAACCCTGGTTTGACCGGCGGTTCTACTGGCGAAAACCTCTGGTTGGCGGGTCTGAGCAACGGCTTTTTAGATCTGGTCAACGCATTGGATGGTAATAACGGCAACGGCTCATTTAGCTCCTTGATCGGTTCGTCAAAAACCATTAAAAATGTCGTATCCGTCGCTTCCGTTCCCGTCCCTGGCGCGGTTTGGCTGTTCGGTACTGGTCTGTTAGGCCTGCTGGCTGGCCGGCGCAAAGCCGTTGGCTCAAGACTTGCCGTATAA
- a CDS encoding energy transducer TonB yields MSSPLATLNKFAAADTAADWEPTDVVSLKPSLSPLAEGIAHSRIAVALGDFKYVSETRDHKLVDFLLIGLLSVFIHNTVVDRFSGAAFEQEIAEPVKPETKVQITLTRPQPKPVPPPPQVKPQPPKPKVVPLKPPKIKPVPKVVEQEAPAPVAGPVVDNAPPAPPAPPAPVVEEKITEPLADAAYLHNPLPEYPEMAQERGWEGKVIMKVHVLPDGTTDSVTVSKSSGQKVLDDAAVKAVLKWSFVPAKRGDTPIARYTTVPFTFKL; encoded by the coding sequence ATGAGCAGTCCTTTAGCCACATTGAATAAATTTGCAGCGGCGGACACTGCCGCGGATTGGGAACCGACCGACGTCGTTTCGCTGAAACCGTCGCTCAGCCCACTGGCGGAGGGTATCGCCCATTCGCGAATAGCCGTCGCGCTGGGGGATTTTAAATACGTCAGCGAAACGCGCGATCACAAATTGGTCGACTTTTTATTGATAGGCCTGTTATCGGTATTTATCCATAACACCGTGGTCGATCGTTTCAGCGGCGCGGCGTTCGAGCAGGAAATCGCCGAACCGGTCAAGCCGGAAACCAAAGTCCAAATCACGCTGACTCGGCCGCAACCGAAACCGGTACCGCCGCCACCGCAAGTCAAGCCCCAGCCGCCTAAGCCTAAAGTAGTGCCTTTGAAGCCGCCGAAAATTAAGCCGGTGCCCAAGGTTGTTGAGCAAGAAGCCCCCGCGCCAGTCGCCGGCCCGGTGGTCGATAACGCGCCACCTGCACCTCCGGCGCCGCCGGCTCCCGTGGTCGAAGAAAAAATCACCGAACCGCTAGCCGACGCGGCTTACCTGCACAACCCATTGCCGGAATATCCGGAGATGGCGCAGGAGCGCGGCTGGGAAGGTAAAGTCATCATGAAAGTCCACGTGCTGCCGGACGGCACCACCGATAGCGTTACCGTCAGCAAATCCAGTGGCCAAAAAGTCCTGGACGATGCCGCCGTCAAAGCCGTTTTAAAGTGGTCTTTCGTGCCGGCCAAACGCGGCGATACGCCGATTGCCCGCTACACCACGGTTCCATTCACTTTTAAATTGTAA
- a CDS encoding MotA/TolQ/ExbB proton channel family protein produces MSDIATNVIVDGTLNTLITASVVTWALILIKGVQHIRISYHNRRYNKEFWSAPNIQAAAHLENQNGPAARVAGIGFSTLVETDGGASTHDLEHTWDRQELLDRRLRQQMQKERGSLESGLAVLATIGSISPFVGLFGTVWGIMGALTNISKTGSASLEVVAGPIGEALIATAVGIAVAVPAVVGYNFFIRRNKVVWAFLDDFAIDFVHLALKSSFIIERPNSKSGSAASARLTDVSGGKKPSFKDTHDELLAKEAHA; encoded by the coding sequence ATGTCTGATATAGCAACCAACGTCATCGTCGATGGCACCCTGAATACATTAATCACCGCCTCGGTGGTCACTTGGGCCTTGATTTTGATCAAAGGCGTCCAACACATCCGAATTTCATATCACAACCGTCGATATAACAAAGAATTTTGGAGTGCCCCCAACATCCAGGCCGCCGCACACCTGGAAAACCAGAACGGCCCGGCCGCCAGAGTCGCCGGCATCGGATTCTCGACACTGGTGGAAACCGACGGCGGTGCTTCCACTCACGACCTGGAACACACCTGGGACAGGCAGGAATTATTGGATAGACGCTTACGCCAGCAAATGCAAAAAGAACGCGGCTCGCTGGAAAGCGGCCTGGCGGTACTGGCCACCATCGGCAGCATCTCGCCGTTCGTCGGCCTGTTCGGCACCGTGTGGGGCATCATGGGCGCTTTGACCAATATCAGTAAAACCGGCTCGGCCAGTTTGGAAGTCGTCGCCGGCCCCATCGGCGAGGCGTTGATCGCCACGGCGGTGGGTATTGCGGTGGCGGTGCCGGCAGTAGTGGGCTACAACTTTTTCATCCGCCGCAATAAAGTGGTTTGGGCGTTTCTGGACGATTTTGCCATCGACTTCGTACATTTGGCATTGAAAAGCTCGTTCATCATCGAACGTCCGAACAGCAAATCCGGTTCAGCGGCATCGGCGCGTTTGACCGACGTCAGCGGCGGAAAAAAACCATCGTTCAAAGACACCCATGACGAATTACTGGCGAAAGAGGCGCACGCATAA
- a CDS encoding ExbD/TolR family protein, which produces MAFNTKEDGGDDVMGEINVTPLVDVMLVLLVVFIVTAPLLTQAVHVNLPKTAETAPPDDKAAAYLSVDAQGKIYLDKQEYAADVIETELKNRLAADPAFALNLNADDAVQYGIVAKVMSSIERAGVTKLSVLTVPQ; this is translated from the coding sequence ATGGCATTCAATACTAAGGAAGATGGCGGCGACGACGTAATGGGCGAAATCAACGTCACGCCGCTGGTGGATGTGATGCTGGTATTGCTGGTGGTATTCATCGTTACCGCGCCCTTGTTGACCCAGGCCGTGCACGTGAATTTGCCGAAAACCGCCGAAACCGCACCGCCCGACGACAAAGCCGCGGCTTATTTGAGCGTCGATGCCCAGGGCAAGATTTACCTCGACAAACAAGAATACGCTGCCGATGTCATCGAAACCGAGTTGAAAAACCGCTTGGCCGCCGACCCGGCGTTTGCGCTGAATCTGAACGCCGATGACGCGGTGCAATACGGCATCGTCGCCAAGGTGATGTCATCCATCGAAAGGGCTGGCGTCACCAAGCTGTCGGTTCTGACGGTACCGCAATAG
- a CDS encoding dienelactone hydrolase family protein, with protein MARKTAQDFHPEALQAFDKYVHGDISRRDFLSSVPKYALLGLTAEALLEALNPRFAEAQQIADNDPRIKASYLEYPSPHGNGKIRGYLVQPAKAAGKLPIVLVIHENRGLNPHIQDIARRLALDNFIAFAPDALFTLGGYPGDEDKARELFQKLDKDKTQADFLAAAQAIKKLQQSNGKLGAVGFCYGGGIVNFLATRIPDLAAGVPFYGAQPSAEQAAKIKAPLLIHYAGVDDRINAGWPAYEAALQKAGVNYEAHTYPGVQHGFNNDTTPRYDAGTAKLAWDRTISFFNAYLRDS; from the coding sequence ATGGCGCGCAAGACCGCTCAAGACTTTCACCCGGAAGCGCTGCAGGCTTTCGATAAATACGTGCATGGCGATATTTCCCGACGGGATTTTTTATCGTCGGTGCCCAAATACGCCCTGCTGGGCCTGACCGCCGAAGCGCTGCTGGAAGCGTTGAACCCGCGCTTCGCTGAAGCTCAACAAATCGCCGACAACGACCCGCGCATCAAGGCCAGTTATCTGGAATATCCATCTCCCCACGGCAACGGCAAGATTCGCGGCTACTTAGTACAACCAGCCAAAGCCGCCGGCAAGCTGCCAATCGTACTGGTCATCCATGAAAACCGTGGCCTGAATCCACATATCCAAGACATCGCCCGTCGCCTGGCGCTGGATAATTTCATCGCCTTCGCCCCGGACGCCCTGTTTACGCTGGGCGGTTATCCAGGCGACGAAGACAAGGCCCGCGAATTGTTCCAAAAACTGGATAAAGACAAAACCCAGGCCGATTTCCTGGCGGCGGCACAAGCCATTAAAAAATTGCAGCAAAGTAACGGCAAGTTGGGCGCGGTGGGCTTTTGCTACGGCGGCGGCATCGTCAACTTCCTGGCTACCCGGATTCCGGATCTGGCGGCCGGCGTGCCTTTCTACGGCGCACAACCTTCCGCTGAGCAGGCCGCGAAAATCAAGGCCCCCTTGCTGATCCATTACGCCGGCGTCGATGATCGGATCAATGCCGGCTGGCCAGCCTATGAAGCCGCGTTGCAAAAAGCCGGTGTCAATTACGAAGCCCATACCTATCCGGGTGTACAGCACGGCTTTAATAACGACACCACGCCACGCTACGACGCTGGCACCGCCAAGCTGGCCTGGGATAGGACTATCAGTTTCTTCAACGCTTACTTGCGCGACAGTTAA
- a CDS encoding cytochrome b/b6 domain-containing protein: MKVEVHIWDWPLRLFHWLLVLAVVGAYATGKLGGNLTDWHARFGSLILGLLVFRLIWGFVGTTHARFANFFPTFSRLVEYIKGEWQGVGHNPAGAIAIIVLLAVLSFLAVTGLFANDDIAFEGPLFHAIDKELSDKLSGWHIYAVNLLLGLVAVHVTAIVLYQRLKKTNLVGAMLTGKKHLPRSLAPSPIKPVGPLRFVITLLIAVSVVWGVWGGGFVDYLAPLASFQTASAHPKS; encoded by the coding sequence ATGAAAGTGGAAGTGCATATTTGGGATTGGCCGTTACGGCTGTTTCACTGGCTGCTGGTGCTGGCGGTGGTCGGCGCCTACGCCACCGGCAAACTGGGCGGCAATTTGACTGATTGGCATGCCCGCTTCGGCAGTTTGATTTTGGGTTTGCTGGTGTTTCGATTGATCTGGGGCTTCGTCGGCACCACTCATGCTCGTTTCGCCAATTTCTTCCCGACTTTTTCCAGGCTGGTGGAATATATCAAAGGCGAATGGCAAGGTGTCGGTCACAATCCGGCCGGCGCGATAGCGATTATCGTCCTGCTGGCCGTGTTGAGCTTCCTGGCCGTCACCGGCCTGTTTGCCAACGACGACATCGCCTTCGAAGGCCCGCTGTTTCATGCCATCGATAAAGAACTCAGCGACAAATTAAGCGGCTGGCATATTTATGCGGTGAATCTGCTGCTGGGTCTGGTAGCGGTGCATGTCACCGCCATCGTTCTTTATCAACGCCTGAAAAAAACCAATCTGGTCGGGGCGATGCTGACCGGCAAAAAACACTTACCCAGATCATTGGCGCCCTCCCCGATCAAACCGGTCGGCCCACTACGTTTCGTGATCACCCTATTGATTGCGGTATCGGTGGTATGGGGTGTCTGGGGCGGCGGCTTCGTGGATTATCTGGCGCCATTGGCCAGCTTCCAAACCGCTTCGGCCCATCCTAAATCTTAA
- a CDS encoding c-type cytochrome, which produces MKLKLSIALALGAITTAAVAGEVEDQIRFRQSAYSFLGWNTAKIKSQAADHPETFNKDQVIAAANAVAAVANSGLLGLYGPGTDKGTGWKATRLKPEFFEKQDEVKEIEATFIKEANELQKVAANGDAAEVKAQFGKVGATCKSCHDLIRVRE; this is translated from the coding sequence ATGAAATTGAAACTAAGCATCGCACTGGCGCTAGGCGCCATTACCACGGCAGCAGTGGCCGGAGAGGTGGAAGATCAGATCAGATTCCGTCAATCCGCCTATTCCTTCCTGGGCTGGAATACCGCGAAAATCAAATCTCAGGCTGCCGATCATCCGGAAACGTTTAATAAGGATCAAGTGATCGCCGCTGCCAATGCCGTTGCCGCCGTCGCCAATTCAGGCCTGCTCGGACTCTACGGTCCCGGCACCGATAAAGGCACGGGCTGGAAAGCGACCCGTCTGAAACCCGAGTTCTTCGAGAAACAGGATGAAGTAAAGGAAATCGAAGCGACTTTCATCAAGGAAGCCAACGAGTTGCAAAAAGTAGCGGCCAATGGCGATGCAGCGGAAGTTAAAGCCCAATTCGGCAAAGTCGGCGCCACCTGCAAAAGCTGCCACGATTTGATTCGGGTACGCGAATAA
- the lolD gene encoding lipoprotein-releasing ABC transporter ATP-binding protein LolD: MNNPVILQCQQLTKRYAQGDLNVEVLKGVDLAIHAGQRVAIMGASGSGKSTLLHLLGGLEKPSSGSVILDGSDLNQISAGKLSQLRNRSLGFIYQFHHLLGEFTILENVAMPLLIGKRSVKQAQQQAAELLKRVGLGHRMLHKPGELSGGERQRAAVARALINKPKCVLADEPTGNLDSKTAEQIYQLMLELNQELQVSFLVVTHDPDLAARMDHVLYMEDGLIVPDRSHHF, from the coding sequence ATGAATAATCCCGTCATTTTGCAGTGCCAACAGCTCACCAAACGCTATGCCCAGGGCGATCTGAACGTCGAGGTGTTAAAAGGCGTCGATTTGGCGATTCATGCCGGCCAACGCGTAGCAATCATGGGCGCATCCGGCTCCGGTAAAAGCACCTTGTTGCATTTGCTGGGCGGCCTGGAAAAGCCCAGTTCCGGGTCGGTGATACTCGACGGTTCGGATTTGAATCAGATCAGCGCCGGCAAATTGAGCCAGTTGCGCAATCGCTCGTTAGGCTTTATTTATCAGTTTCACCATTTGCTCGGCGAATTTACCATCCTGGAAAATGTGGCGATGCCGCTGTTGATCGGCAAGCGATCGGTCAAACAGGCGCAACAGCAAGCAGCCGAGTTACTGAAACGGGTCGGTTTGGGGCATAGGATGTTGCATAAACCCGGTGAGCTGTCCGGCGGGGAGAGACAGCGTGCCGCCGTGGCACGGGCCTTGATCAACAAGCCTAAATGCGTATTGGCCGACGAGCCGACCGGCAATCTGGACAGTAAAACCGCCGAACAGATTTACCAACTGATGTTGGAGCTGAATCAGGAATTGCAGGTCAGTTTTCTGGTGGTTACCCACGATCCCGATCTGGCGGCGAGAATGGATCATGTGTTGTACATGGAAGACGGCTTAATTGTGCCGGACAGAAGTCATCATTTTTGA
- a CDS encoding lipoprotein-releasing ABC transporter permease subunit produces the protein MFKPLILYIGLRYTRAKKRTQFISFITLTSVLGIALGVTALITVLSVMNGFEAELRERILGMTAHSTITGRFGQLDDWQVLEQRTRNMAHVEGAAPFIHGQVMINADRQVSGTLLQGVLPEYEAKVSEVASKMMFGSLNDLVPGEFGIVLGVELANYLGVTMGDKVTVITPQINSTPAGILPRMKRFTVVGVFKVGMYEYDRNMALMHLDDAGKLFRLEQAVSGLRLKLDDLFNAPRITQTLADNLGDEFRVSDWTKAHSNFFRAVQTEKRAMFIILLLIVAVAAFNIVSTLVMVVTDKRGDIAILKTQGLSNGSVMGIFIVLGCVIGSIGTLLGTVGGVLLALNVETIVPAIEKAFGVQFMAADVYYISEVPSKLIWTDVYWIACIAFLLSLLATLYPAWQAARVNPAEVLRYE, from the coding sequence ATGTTCAAACCACTCATCCTGTATATCGGGTTACGCTACACCCGTGCCAAAAAGCGCACCCAATTCATCTCGTTCATTACCTTAACATCCGTGCTCGGTATCGCACTGGGCGTGACAGCCTTGATTACCGTGTTGTCGGTGATGAACGGTTTCGAAGCCGAGCTGCGCGAGCGCATCCTGGGCATGACCGCGCATAGCACGATCACCGGCCGCTTCGGTCAGTTGGACGATTGGCAAGTCTTGGAACAGCGCACCCGCAACATGGCGCATGTCGAAGGCGCCGCGCCGTTTATTCACGGCCAAGTAATGATCAACGCCGACCGCCAGGTCAGCGGCACCTTGCTGCAAGGCGTGCTGCCCGAGTACGAAGCCAAGGTGTCCGAAGTAGCCAGCAAAATGATGTTCGGCAGTCTCAACGATCTGGTGCCCGGCGAGTTCGGCATCGTGCTGGGCGTGGAATTGGCTAATTACCTGGGCGTGACGATGGGTGATAAAGTCACCGTGATCACCCCGCAGATCAATTCCACCCCCGCTGGCATTCTGCCGCGGATGAAAAGGTTTACCGTGGTCGGCGTGTTCAAGGTCGGAATGTACGAATACGACCGCAACATGGCGCTGATGCATCTCGACGATGCCGGTAAATTGTTCCGTCTGGAGCAGGCGGTATCGGGATTACGTTTAAAACTGGACGATTTGTTCAATGCGCCGCGCATCACCCAAACTTTGGCCGATAACTTGGGCGACGAATTTCGGGTCAGCGATTGGACCAAAGCCCACAGCAACTTCTTTAGAGCGGTACAAACCGAAAAGCGGGCCATGTTTATCATCTTGTTGCTGATCGTCGCGGTGGCCGCATTCAATATTGTCTCCACGCTGGTGATGGTCGTCACCGACAAGCGCGGCGACATTGCTATTCTTAAAACCCAAGGCTTGTCGAACGGTTCGGTGATGGGCATTTTTATCGTATTAGGCTGTGTAATCGGCAGCATCGGTACCTTGTTGGGGACGGTCGGCGGCGTGTTGTTGGCGCTGAACGTGGAAACCATCGTCCCTGCCATCGAGAAAGCCTTTGGCGTGCAATTCATGGCCGCTGATGTCTATTACATCAGCGAAGTCCCGTCCAAACTGATTTGGACCGATGTCTATTGGATAGCTTGCATAGCGTTTTTATTGTCCTTGCTGGCTACCTTGTATCCGGCCTGGCAGGCGGCTAGAGTCAATCCGGCCGAGGTGTTGCGTTATGAATAA
- the fur gene encoding ferric iron uptake transcriptional regulator produces the protein METQDLRNAGLKVTLPRIKILEILEKQQDDRHLSAEKVYKILLSEGEEIGLATVYRVLTQFEAAGLVERHHFEGGNSIFELNKGNHHDHVVCMKCGKVAEFTDEIIEKRQSEIAQKLGYTLTDHSLYLYGYCAVCKNP, from the coding sequence GTGGAAACTCAGGATTTGCGTAATGCGGGCTTAAAAGTAACCTTGCCCAGGATCAAAATTCTGGAGATCTTGGAAAAACAGCAAGACGACCGTCATTTATCGGCCGAGAAGGTTTACAAGATTTTATTGTCCGAAGGCGAAGAAATAGGCTTGGCGACCGTGTATCGGGTGTTGACTCAATTCGAGGCGGCCGGTTTGGTCGAGCGGCATCACTTCGAGGGCGGCAACTCGATTTTCGAATTGAACAAAGGCAACCATCACGATCATGTGGTCTGTATGAAATGCGGTAAAGTCGCGGAGTTTACCGATGAGATCATCGAGAAACGCCAGTCGGAAATCGCCCAGAAATTAGGTTACACCCTTACCGATCACAGCCTTTACCTATACGGTTATTGCGCCGTTTGTAAAAACCCCTAA
- a CDS encoding outer membrane protein assembly factor BamE: MKKSSFLLAAVISLPLGACSTILNNLPGVYTLDIEQGNIIDQSMVNQLRPNMTKRQVLYIMGSPMLADAFHEKRWDYLYSEQPGGEDRVQKRVSLFFNGDNLMGVQGDFRPSSLPVVKESAEASVDVPKRDLERSMWEKISGMFGNEPDTLARRTSQPDKKEASSSAEKGKELVEQEPDKK; encoded by the coding sequence ATGAAAAAATCGTCATTTTTGCTCGCGGCCGTCATCAGTTTGCCCCTAGGCGCTTGCAGCACCATCCTCAATAATCTACCCGGCGTTTACACCTTGGATATTGAGCAAGGCAACATCATCGACCAAAGCATGGTCAACCAACTGCGGCCTAACATGACCAAGCGTCAAGTGCTTTACATCATGGGCTCGCCGATGCTGGCCGATGCCTTTCACGAAAAACGCTGGGACTATTTATATTCTGAACAACCTGGCGGCGAAGATCGGGTGCAAAAGCGGGTTTCCTTGTTTTTCAATGGCGACAATTTGATGGGCGTGCAAGGCGACTTTAGGCCAAGCTCGTTGCCGGTCGTTAAAGAATCTGCCGAAGCCAGCGTCGATGTGCCCAAGCGCGATCTCGAACGGTCGATGTGGGAGAAAATCAGTGGTATGTTCGGCAACGAACCTGACACGCTAGCTCGCAGAACCAGTCAGCCCGATAAAAAAGAAGCCAGCAGTTCCGCGGAAAAAGGTAAGGAACTGGTCGAACAAGAGCCCGACAAAAAATAA
- a CDS encoding LabA-like NYN domain-containing protein, with product MEKVAIFVDVQNIYYTTRQRYQKHFNYSAFWQQATVGKQVVAAFAYATDRGDSKQQGFQQILKNIGFTVKLKPYIQRRDGTSKGDWDVGITLDVMEYAAQADRIILLSGDGDFELLLQKVRNDFGTTSDVYGIHSLTAPALIQAADNFIAIAGALLL from the coding sequence ATGGAAAAGGTAGCGATTTTTGTCGATGTCCAAAATATTTACTACACCACCCGGCAACGCTACCAAAAACATTTCAATTACAGCGCTTTTTGGCAGCAGGCAACCGTTGGCAAGCAGGTTGTCGCTGCCTTTGCCTACGCCACCGATCGCGGCGACAGCAAACAGCAGGGTTTTCAGCAAATCCTGAAAAATATCGGTTTTACCGTCAAACTCAAGCCTTATATCCAGCGCCGTGACGGTACCAGTAAGGGCGACTGGGATGTGGGGATAACCTTGGACGTGATGGAGTACGCCGCGCAGGCGGACCGGATCATTCTATTGTCCGGCGACGGCGATTTCGAATTGCTGCTGCAAAAGGTGCGCAACGATTTTGGTACTACCAGCGACGTTTACGGCATTCATAGCTTAACCGCGCCAGCCTTGATTCAGGCGGCCGACAACTTTATTGCCATTGCCGGCGCGTTGTTGCTGTAA